One region of Chanodichthys erythropterus isolate Z2021 chromosome 17, ASM2448905v1, whole genome shotgun sequence genomic DNA includes:
- the guca1c gene encoding guanylyl cyclase-activating protein 3 isoform X1, whose amino-acid sequence MNKSLTGLEQHEEVLRGVMGAHGSSLDEVLAEDMHHWYNKFMRESPSGLITLFELKTMLQMQGMTEEASSYVDQVFFTFDMDGDGYIDFVEYIAAVSLLLKGEINQKLKWYFKLFDQDGNGKIDRDEMETIFKAIQDITRSYDIPPDDIVTLIYEKIDVNNEGELTLEEFITGAKEHPDIMEMLSKMMDLTHVLEIIVNGQKKKE is encoded by the exons atgaacaaaagtcttacaggtttggaacaacatgagg AGGTCCTCAGAGGAGTTATGGGTGCTCACGGATCCAGCCTGGATGAAGTCTTGGCTGAGGACATGCACCACTGGTACAACAAATTCATGAGGGAATCACCTTCAGGTCTCATCACGCTCTTCGAACTTAAGACCATGCTACAGATGCAGGGGATGACTGAGGAAGCCAGCAGCTATGTGGACCAGGTCTTCTTCACCTTCGACATGGATGGG GATGGCTATATAGATTTTGTAGAATACATCGCAGCTGTGAGTCTTCTACTGAAAGGGGAGATAAACCAGAAATTGAAGTGGTACTTCAAACTCTTTGATCAGGACGGAAACGGCAAGATTGACAGAGATGAAATGGAGACCATATTTAAA gCCATCCAAGACATTACCCGGAGTTATGACATCCCTCCAGATGATATTGTGACTCTGATCTATGAGAAGATTGATGTTAACAATGAAG gtgAGTTAACGCTGGAGGAGTTCATCACAGGGGCTAAAGAGCATCCTGATATCATGGAGATGCTCTCCAAGATGATGGACCTCACACATGTCCTGGAGATCATAGTCAATGGGCAGAAAAAGAAGGAGTGA
- the guca1c gene encoding guanylyl cyclase-activating protein 3 isoform X2, whose protein sequence is MGAHGSSLDEVLAEDMHHWYNKFMRESPSGLITLFELKTMLQMQGMTEEASSYVDQVFFTFDMDGDGYIDFVEYIAAVSLLLKGEINQKLKWYFKLFDQDGNGKIDRDEMETIFKAIQDITRSYDIPPDDIVTLIYEKIDVNNEGELTLEEFITGAKEHPDIMEMLSKMMDLTHVLEIIVNGQKKKE, encoded by the exons ATGGGTGCTCACGGATCCAGCCTGGATGAAGTCTTGGCTGAGGACATGCACCACTGGTACAACAAATTCATGAGGGAATCACCTTCAGGTCTCATCACGCTCTTCGAACTTAAGACCATGCTACAGATGCAGGGGATGACTGAGGAAGCCAGCAGCTATGTGGACCAGGTCTTCTTCACCTTCGACATGGATGGG GATGGCTATATAGATTTTGTAGAATACATCGCAGCTGTGAGTCTTCTACTGAAAGGGGAGATAAACCAGAAATTGAAGTGGTACTTCAAACTCTTTGATCAGGACGGAAACGGCAAGATTGACAGAGATGAAATGGAGACCATATTTAAA gCCATCCAAGACATTACCCGGAGTTATGACATCCCTCCAGATGATATTGTGACTCTGATCTATGAGAAGATTGATGTTAACAATGAAG gtgAGTTAACGCTGGAGGAGTTCATCACAGGGGCTAAAGAGCATCCTGATATCATGGAGATGCTCTCCAAGATGATGGACCTCACACATGTCCTGGAGATCATAGTCAATGGGCAGAAAAAGAAGGAGTGA